The Lathamus discolor isolate bLatDis1 chromosome 18, bLatDis1.hap1, whole genome shotgun sequence region TGGGGGGACAGCTACAGGCAGcacttccctccttcccaggCACCAGGTAGGACAGCTCCTGGATAACTGTGCCAAAATAATTAAGTCCCTATGCTGCTGTAGGATAGGACAGCTTCCAGACACCAGTCTGCTTTCTGACTGTGACATGCTGTTCCTCCCCCTCCACAAATACAGGAAAGCATCTGCTCGCTGTACCAGTGTTAACTGCTGATGGACAGCCCCAACCCTCTCACTGCACACAGCTCAAGCAAGTGAAGTTCACATCCCATTGTCTCTGAGATCACTCAAGTCTCAGATATCAAAGCTCAGCTTTCATTACGGCTTGTTCTTGCAACATTCACACTTGCATGCCAGCCATTCTCTCCAGGGTCACTGGTTTATGAAATCAAGTGTACGAAGCCTGAGGCCAGCGAAGCTGGTTCCTACCACCTCAGAGCACGTTCCCATTTTCTCAGAAGTCTCCAGCCTGGCTCAACAATTTATTTCTCTAATTCTATTTTTACAAAAGCAGAGACCAAAGGAAATTACTGTGGATAAACAGATTAGCTGTGGCAACCTGACACCAAGTGTACAGTGAGCATTGTGGCCATCATATCCCAGGCAGCACCACTGCTCTCCTACCAAGTAGGAGGTACAAAAGCCTCTTTGTACTGTGTGACTAAACACAGGCAACAAACCAAGCCACTGAAGGCAGGAAAGACAGGAGCTCCTGACAGCAGCTGTCTATTGAAATGCATCTCAGACTGGAAACACATCCCTGATAGGCACCTGAATTTGAACTTCACACAACTTAAGTCTAGAGCAAGGAATGCCCTGGGGCAGGAAACAGCCACCTCATTAACAACTCTGCTTCCCTAATACATGATAGGGGATTCTCAAGTCCCAAGGATCCCAGAAATCCCCTCCAGCTGGTCATTACCCTCACTACCTGCATTCACTGAAGCCTTCGGGCTGATGGTCTGCTAAAGGGGCTATTTACAATGCAGCCTATTTCCATGCCATTAAGCAGCTTGCTGTGTGGCTTTCATAACTTGTTTATAGCTTGTttacagagagaggaaaatgaatCTTACTCACTGCCACATGCACATGCCATTCATAAGCTTGGATATATGaactagcttaaaaaaaaatgcagttgtcACCCAGTCCTTTATTGCCAGCACCTCAGATATAAGGCTTGTTTTTGACAGCTGGTGATGTACAGTTGTGGTTAAACTGGTCTCCCCTACCCCTCAGTCTAGCCTAAGTTGACAGCTTTATGTAATTAGCTAAACTTAAAAGTCATGTTGACCAAAATCATTTCACCTAGTCAAAGGGAGGCTTCAGATGACATTTAAGTCCATTTTTCAATCAAATGTATATGCAGAGTCAGTATCAGCCAGCGGGTTTTTGAGGATAAGGAAGCAGATGGAACCATGCACTCATCCAACTCAACAAAATACAATCTGTGAAAACCAGACTGCAGCAAAAGTAGTGCTGTGGGTGGAAATCCAGAGCTCTTAAAATATTCTAAAGCtataaggaaattaaaaaatatttccatagtTGAAAACCAGAATTTTGAAAGCATCATCTTTGAGACAACCCACTTAGATAAGAATCTAAAATCCACAGGATGCCTTTTGTTGTTCAGACCTGGATAATCTGTAGGGCATAAATACCCTACCATGAAAACTACTTGAGGCTCTCCTCAGTAAGTTCTTGCTTAGAAAATGGAATGACACTAGAAAACAGCTGGCTGACCACAAGCAATTCCCAACTATGTGCAACTGCTGCAGGAAATTTCCAACTATGTGCAGCCCCTTCCCTGTCAAGAGAACAGTATTCCAGACATACCATAAGCTTCATAGGTTTCCTGTGCCTCCCCGTGTCCATAATCGTAGTATTCTGTGTCCCTGGAAGAGTAATTGTGTTGGTTACATACAGTGCTGAAATCAAACTGACACAACTTGCACAAAcacttgaaaagcaaaacatgccCAATGTCACTCATGGCTCTGGCGAGTCTGATCACTGCTTTTATGGAATTGTCAAGGACATTGGGACACTCCCAAAAATTATTACCCAGGCTCTCCCAGGTTTCAGCAGAATTGGGGACTTTCCCTACAGCTCAAACTCTGAACTGACTGTTTCCATTcccttaaaagaaaacagaaagagaggacCATACATAACTTGCTCAGTAACAGACAGGAGACAAGCAGACTTACCCTTGGCCCTGGCCGTAGTAGCCTTCATACCCCTCATAGCTCTGGTCTGCATACGCATCATCATAGCCCTGAAATGGACGATAATGTAAAACAGTGTTAATGGAAGGACTGGAGGTTAATGCCTGACCAAGAGTAATGGCAAAACTGAATTCAGCTTTCAGGGGAACCTGTGAATCCttgcctgctgcagggaaggggctCAGTCGTAAGACAGGTAGCCGAGATCTGCTTGTGCCCTCTGGCTTCAGAGGAATGAATGACACTAATATTTACAATGCATTTGAGAGTCATTTAAACGTCCAACGTTGCAGTTTCTCTGTGCTACAAATCCTCATGCCAGGAAGCCTGTAGTTGTGCTGTCAAAACCACAGATTTTACAGGTAGACAAACCCAACCTAATAACTTCTGATTGGTTTCAGTGGAAAAATTAAGTTCATCTGAGAGGATAAACAGACTTTTCAGATGCATGAATATTTGTGATGATTCCCAAAAATGCTGTTGTGCATCAAAacgtttttttccctttaaaatacCAAGAGCACAGATGCCAAGAGAAGCTTGGAGGGAGGTTGGCGCTTAGTTACATTACATGAAACATCACCATGCTCATTCACATATTTACTCTCACGATTTTAGGGGAAGTAGGAAATTTTTGGTGTTTCTTCcttgaagaattcccttgcagAATGTGAACTACATCAATCTTCGTGATGTAGTTTTTTTACCATGCACTGATAGTTGGCCAACTTCAGCCACAGGGTACATTTCTGTTTTACCAAAACCATGCCTTGCCCTGTATTTTGGACACGAGCAGCTCCCTCCTTTGAGAAGTAAGACACAAAGCAGGTCACCCAGCCCCACATCAACATTTGTGCTGCTGGTCATGTCTCCAGAGCAATCTTAGCCCTTATTTCAATAATGTGGGGCATCTGATACATGGTCAGCTAAGCTGGAATTAAACCAAAGATATAGAGTTACTCACATATTCCTCATAGGCTTctggtgcaggaggaggaggaggaagtggtATTCTCTGAATGCCGGCTGCTCGTGCTCTGGGTGCAGGAGCCCCCCGTACTGCTGCGGGGGGAGGCACCCCACGGGCTACAGCAGCTCCCCGGGCAATGGCACCTCGCACTGGGGCTCCTCGCACGAGGGCCccccgaggaggaggaggaggaggcagggggGGGACACCAACCCCGCGTCCCCTGGGAAGGAGATGAGAAGGATTGTGAAGAGCTATAGCTCAAGTGCTGAATGCTGAGGGCAGCACGTGTGTTTCTTAGACCTACTTTAAAATGCAATAGCTTGATAAATAAATAGAGTTACCATTAACCAAACTATGACTTCTTTAGCACAAAAATTGTTATGTTACTGCTGGATTTACGAAAACTTCTTCTGGGATGGGAACTCTACTGTATTAGATGTGGTACAGACAGTGAAATAAATCTGATACAGAGCTTTGGGCAAGTAATTTCTCAGAGTTCATTTTAAACAACCCTCTGCCATTAACCTGCAATGACTGCCAGACCTCCAGAAGTTACAGATCAATGATGAGATGAGCAGGGGCACTTCTGGGCTAAACACTCAGAAGCAAAGACTTCCCGTTCATGAAACAGGTAGTGAAGCAAGAACTCTAGTAACAGTTTTATCACCAATTTATCCCCATGCCTTGACAGCAATGACAGAATAATGCTGTAACTTTCAAAAGATGGtcagtttaaactgaaaatgctTATTCTGCTGAAGGCTACCGAAGCAAATCACAACATCTACCTACACATGATTTTGTACACCTGGTTTTGAAAGGTTACTTTATGAAGCTACTGATTTCcgatataaaaaataatatagaaGATACCCTCTGTGCTTGATCACATCTCAAACCACAAAGCATTTAATGTCAACTTGCCAAAAGCAAGCCTGCAACACAAAGTCAGAAAGCCTTGGAAAAGCCAAGGTCAAGCTAATAGCTGATGTGCATTAACCTCATCTGGGAGGACAACTCTTGAGCGAGATGCAGCATTTCCACGTCTTGTGCTTTTGGGAAAGATACCTTGGGACAGGTGGAGGCGGTGGTGGAGCTGCTCCCCTTCCCCGCACAGGGACTCCCCGGCCTCGGGCTGGGTCTGGTACACCGTTCAGATAGGAGAGCTCCAAGAATTGCTCCTGACAGATATCATCCATCATATCCTAAAAATGGGAAAGAGTGAACTCCAGAGAACAGCTAACTAGCCAGTCTGTGTTCCAGGATATCACAGGCTACCATGCTGGAATAAAACCACCTCATAGTCCTAAATGAAAATCCATGGGTTAGTTTTAGTGGGATGTACTGGGATCAGCAGTGCACAACTACAACTTTCTCCAGACTGGCCAGGAAGGGCACATGACCTGCATGGACTGAGGAGCTGTGGTGAGCCCAACCACTGCTCCCAGGGAAAAGGGCCTCTCGCAGCAATTCTGCGGCTATGTGATGTTCAGCATCCCAGGGATGTCAGCAAGATTTATTTGCAAGCACCAGGGAGTTCAGAGGTAAAGTCATGCAAGACATATCTCACCTCAAGCACCTTACATTTAAGGAGTGACGGGCAATGAGCCCATGTGAGGTAACAACACCTTGCTGCAATCCTGACACACTAAAGGAACTGGGTAAGATGCAGCCTGACAAAGAGCAAACACTCATGTACAAATCCAGGCTATCTTTTCAAATTCTTAAGAATGCAGCATGTTTCTGGCTCTCTGCATTTTATCACCCCGGAGGATGTAGCTCCTGGAATTAGCACAGATGTCTGGCGACCCTGCAGAAGTCATCGTATGCCACATCTCTCCTCAACACACAGGCAGGCTGAGCCTTGCACCAAGGTTCTTCACAGTGCCATGGCAACACCACAGAGCAAGGAATCTCCTCCCAGATGTGtcttcacagcactgctggcttCCATAAAGACTTCTCTGTCAATTCTCACAAGTTTCACACATTGTCTGAAGGCAGCAGTACTTAAGACACTTTAAATAGCAAGTAGCATGCTTGCTTCAGCGAGCTGAGAATTTGTACATCCCAGGGGCTCCTTGAAGATGACCTCTTTCCTTCAAAGACACTTCACATAGCGATCTCTCTCCTCTCCATGTCACTCACAAAAATCACAAAGTACCCACAAGCTTTTTGTTCATTCTTCCCTACTACCCACAGTTCTTGGGTTCCACCTGCCCCTGGTGTTCCAGGCACATCTGAGCtctccaagcacagctacagagcagcaccaggggctgacattcatagaatcccagaatcccagcctggtttgtgttcgaagggaccttaacactcatccatttccaacccctgccacgggcagggaccccttccactggagcagcttgctccaagcacctgtgtacaacctggccttgagcactgccagggatggggcagccacagcttctctgggcaccctgtgccagcgcctcagcaccctcacagggaagaacttttccCTTATATTCAGGAAGAACTATTCCCTTATATTCCCTTACATGTCTGAATTACAGGCTGAGCAAGCCAGACACAAAGGATAATGAACAAAGGGAGTACTACCTGCTTCTTTCCCCACTGTGTTTTCTCATTATTTAATGAGTGACATTATCATTTTAATACATGAAAGACTCCTCCAAGCTCTGCAGTTCTTGGAGGCAATACTCTAGCACTTTTGCATTACATACTGGAACAAAACTGACCACGAAGGTCTTACAAGGTTCATCAGTAAAAGACATCCCCAGACTGACAAGTGTCATCTCTATAAACGCCTGGGTAGCAAAATAAGAGGTTCCTTAATATCACTCGCATTTAAAGCAGGAGAAATATTGATTTGACAGTTTTGTCTCAGAAAACAACTACAACATTGAACACTAATACCCAGCGCCTGGGCAATCACCCTCCTCATCCTCTCACCACCCCTTCAGGGCAGAGCAAACACTTCTGTATCTAGTTTCTCAGTTGACCAATGAAGTTTTCTAGCCAGATTTCCACACTACAGCCCCAGTCGAGAGGAAGCCAGTCAAGACTCCATGCCAGGCACGGCTAAACTTAATCCTCCTGCTAAAACTGACACCCACACCAGGGTCCACAGCTAGTCCTGGGAGAGAAATACCTACTCCAAGTGTTCCAAACAATTGCTCTGTAAGCGTATGTCTTTATAATTATGGTTGGAGGATACATGCCTTCATGCAAGATTAATGGGGTCATCTTCAAatgccacacacacactttaatACTCCAGGGTTCTTCAGTGATACCAATTCCAGCAGCATGAGCCTTGCACTGTGCAGACCTTACACCGTCCTTATAGCCAGAGTCACAACCCATCTACctccttcaaaaagaaaagaacaccaGTATACATACTGGAACGAGGAACTTCTTGACTTCTTCCATGGCGTGAGCCATCAGAGCGTACGCTTCACAGGGGGGGCCAAAAACCTCAATGAAGACATGCAAATCCATGTTTAGATGAGCATATTTAGGATCTCCCCCTTTACGCAGTTCTTCCTCCTGAAACAAAGCAGATTAGAGATTCCTAAAGCTTAATAAGATACAGagaaactatttttcttttacctgtCTTCTAAGCCTTAGCAGGAGATGTCTGTAAAAGCATTTTGGTCATGTCTGGACACAGATCATGGTAACATAGGATGGATATGAGCATAGAGTTCTATAAAAAGCCACATACAATTTACACCCTCCATCTCTACAGTTGCCTTTGCAGGTGACTGATATTTTTGCTAACACAGTGAAGCCagccccttttttcccccagattaGGCATATGCAAGCTGTGCTATTCCTCTTCCACACCACCTTTCTGCCCAAGGTGCTCTTTACTACCTAACAACACAAACAAGATCGCTCTTTAACTTGCCTCTCAGATATCTGTGTTATTCAGATGGTTTGAAGAAGCTACAAATAAGACAGAAGTAGAAAAGCTTTTTGTGCTGCTGAAGTAAAAAGCTGAATTAAGTTACAGCTCTGTCAACTGCTGGCTCAGTTTTAGGaataagcaggaagaaaaaaaaaatctccaaatttttttctgttaaaaaaaaaccctcttggCACTTTGTGATCCAGTAAAGAGTCCCTGGAACATTCTGCTCCAGCATCTTCAGTGAACCACTGGAATTTCAGGATTTCAGAGGAAATCACTggaaaaaggattttatttatttcttggaggtgaaaaatattccttttgcGAATGACTTGTCAGAGTAGCTGGGATTAATTCTTGTTTTATAAACTCGGTTCTTCACCTTTCAAATAAATTATCTCTGCATCCAAGGGCAAAGGAATTAAAAGATGACAGGTCTCAAAGTCATGTTCATAAAGAAAACATATCTCACGCTTCTGCCCCATCCAAGACTGCTTCCAGTAAGCACAGAACACTTTAGGAAACGTGACTTCCTAAACATGGGGGCTTCTGACTGCCTTTGCTTATGGATTTTAATGGTTTAATGTTTtatgaaatgctttgaaatgcacTCCGCCTCACAGCCATATGAAAGGTATCAATGTGTGCATGTTTTCAAGGGTGATGCTCTTACCTTTGCTTTATCTCGCATTGAACCCTTCCCTAGGACAGATATTTTAGCACCAGTTTCTTCCTGAAGCCTCTTGATGGTATTGCCTTGAGGTCCCAAAATCTTTCCAACAAAGTTGAACTgtaaatgaagaattaaaaaaaccttagCTCCAGAGCTCAGtaacaaaagcttttctgaatgttATACTGGCTGACAAGAAAATTAACTGCTCCTTTTTCTCTGCACCTCACCAAAAAATGCACAGGAAAATTTAAGTTCCAGAGtattattttcaagaaaaaatgcTCCATCAGAAAATGAAGCTAAATCAACTCATGTAAAGTGTTTAATTCTAACATCTACTCTCCAGCAGTTTTACATGCAGCAAGCCTGAAGAGTTAAATGAGTTCTtaactgtaaaacaaaaagttCTACATATCAAAGTGTCTATTCTAGTAATAAAATATCTACTATGCATCACCATTTAGCTTTAACCCAAGACATTCTAGAAACGCAATATATTAGAAATAAGATCCTGCAAGCTtgcttaggaaaaaatccataGCAATAATGGAACAATGGCATAACTCCTGGTGGCACTTTGACAGCTTCTATCTCCAAAAGTCAGCCATAAAATTCATAGAAAACAAGCAAATCACAGAGATTCAGCAAGCTGTTTTCTGGCCCTCACCTTGGGGTACTGTTTGACAGGTATCAGAACTCGTTCTTTCAGTTTCATATTCTTGTGGGAAAATAAATCCAGGTAGTTCTCCTCATCATCCTTCTTTGTTGTTT contains the following coding sequences:
- the KHDRBS1 gene encoding KH domain-containing, RNA-binding, signal transduction-associated protein 1 is translated as MQRRDDPAARLGRGPGPGGARQGGGPSRRPPRGGGGRGAGSGAQPPPPLLQSNAAAAGASTPQGPAAGAPAPLLSGGGAKMEPENKYLPELMAEKDSLDPSFTHAMQLLTAEIEKIQKGETTKKDDEENYLDLFSHKNMKLKERVLIPVKQYPKFNFVGKILGPQGNTIKRLQEETGAKISVLGKGSMRDKAKEEELRKGGDPKYAHLNMDLHVFIEVFGPPCEAYALMAHAMEEVKKFLVPDMMDDICQEQFLELSYLNGVPDPARGRGVPVRGRGAAPPPPPPVPRGRGVGVPPLPPPPPPRGALVRGAPVRGAIARGAAVARGVPPPAAVRGAPAPRARAAGIQRIPLPPPPPAPEAYEEYGYDDAYADQSYEGYEGYYGQGQGDTEYYDYGHGEAQETYEAYGQDDWNGTRPSLKAPPARPVKGAYREHPYGRY